Within Vicia villosa cultivar HV-30 ecotype Madison, WI linkage group LG1, Vvil1.0, whole genome shotgun sequence, the genomic segment gtgtactgaagcagcagttaaagtgaaaaatcaaccgtcaaagttaattttcttttttttttttttttgttgttatttttgtttttgtttggtgtgaagcatgaaaatttatttacatgacttgttagaaaacagaaacataataaataactgatatttacggtatgcgggcaaaattaccgataataacctgaaaattatttaatgcacagaaatagaaatatttgactggcagaaaatacacaaaatattatcttagtaattaagcaatattatgacaactagtacaacatttaatactgacagtataaatattacatactatattgaacagtacgacgaataaacggtacatttaagaaataagaaatacggcaaattttaagaatgacgattgatgacccatgctatgaacaatagcatgtagatgattgggagcataaccattgcaggtccacactcctcaggactgtgcaggcagaagaaagtcatgatcaccgtagcaatggtgatgactgtaagagacagtgtctctatccattttgccatttttgttagggaagaagagaaaatggattatgaagtggaaatttgagaaatgaattagaatttgatgtgagattttatggaagaatgagaagtatttatagaatggaaagaaggaaagagacgttggggaatgatgtgattccgtacaaaaggaaaatttgagtggaagtgagatttgaaagaaagtgtaaggtattgttgggaaaagagagatggatagaataaagttgagatttgaatttgaaaggatagatttgaaaagattttgaaaataatggaatatagtacaaaagttagtgggaaaacaaaaacaattgttaccagtacagtgtgagtttcctgcttttgcgcctgcaaaaagatttaaccctgcatgaactgtgttagtactatttatctgtaaaataaataaatagtatttgtgaagtaaggaacagtatttggcgtttgcgtaagaataaattccactgtaagccaagttactgtgtaagaaaaattctgaaaaccaagttcttcatatgtcaggatattttgaaaaaatccatgtttatatgagactcttaattttcatattgaaactttcctgaaaaaagaagtgggcaaattttggggtataacaatgtcCATCTCTCGTACTTCTTCTACGAGGCCCTTCATCATTTGCAGGTTGAGTAGAAGGACCTATCTCATATCCGCGATCATATAATTCTTCGACCATTTCTTCATTGATAAAATCAGACGCCGTCGCACTGCCATAACTCAATCTGGTCCCCTCGTTATTCCAATCCTGTTGAGTGGTGTTATGCATTGAGGTTTGCATGTTGACATAGTTTTCTTGAGTGGTGTTAGGGGTAAATTGTTGTGATTGAGAAAAAGGCATTTGTTGTTGGGGGGTTAGATAGTTGTGGTATTGTTGTTGGTTATAAGATGTAGATGGGTTATGTTGGGTAGTGGTATGTTGCATTTGGGTGTATTGAGGTGTTTGGTAGTGGTGTTGGTAGGTTGGGAAAGGGGTAGGTTGTGAGAATGGTGTTTGTGGTTGGGTGTATGAAGTATATGGGTTTTGGTGATGATATTGTTGGCTTGGGGTAAAAGGTGGTTGTGCTGGATTGAAATTTTGTTGGGTGTTTTGAAAATGTTGTTGCATGTTAGGGATAGGTGGTCTGGATTGTTGGAAGTTTGAGGTGGAGGGTTGGCTACGAGGGTCAAACAAATATCTATTTGGCGATAAATACAAATTTGACACAGTGGCATACCATGACATGTAGTCTGGGCTCGGTTTACATTCTTGAGGCATGATTTCCCCCTGcaagacagttttatggcgattaTGCCATTGACGACGCTCATTCTTGTAATGgtctttccaatcatcgtatGGCCATTGATCGGATAATTGACTTTTATGATACTCTTCCATGCAAGTTGGAGGATCCGGAATGCCCTGTTTAATGCCAAATTGGAGCTTAACCCTATCTGAATGATGCATTTCAACATAAGTGAAGCTTATGAtaaaagtttttgaactccacacgCCACTATCAGTTGGTTCCAGATCTTCGAGTTCGAGATAGGGCCTCCATGTAAACTGTTACatacaattatttagttaaaaaatagttaaatgaaATAGTAGTAATTGATTTAAGTGTTAAATATATTACATCAATCGGCTCGAAATGATCAATGAACGTTCGATATCCAGGAGCACAATGATGGGGTGTTTTTTCATAATTCATCCCATGTGCAGACCacctaaaaaaagaaataattagtacctaaaaaaataaagatataattgtaaaaatatttaaaacgtaCTTAGTTGCATATGGAAAAATGTATGGGTTACGATTCACTGGTGCCAGTCTCGACATTCTCGACCACCCCCAGGCTTGAAGTAAGActccacaacctgcaaaattatgcaCTTCTTTTTTGGCGCATCTACACAAGTGTCTGTACAGATGTGCTAGAGTTGCAGATCCCCAGCTATACTGACCTGTTTTATTAAAATCAGATAATAATGGTAAATACTGCAGATGTATAGTGTTACCATTAGTATCAGGAAATAATAGACCACCAAAAAGCAACAAAATATAAACTCTAGCTTTTTGTAAAATTTCTTCGATGGTGGAAGCATCGGTTAATGTCatttggttttcatatttttctttgaGCCAAGTCATTTTAATAAATTGGCCTTTTCTACTTGTGTTTGTTAATGGTTCACCCAGTAGTTCTTCAGCGATAGAATAAGACACAGATGTAGATCCAGCTACTGCGAAACCATTGATACGTAAACCCATCAACATATGAACATCTTCAAGCGTAATGGTGCATTCACCGGTTGGTAGATGGAAAGTGTGGGTTTCTGGTCGCCATTTTTCGCATAAGGCTAGGAGGAATTTTCTATCTACGCCATAAGAGGTAATGTTTATGACATGGCCAAATCCCGCTTGTTGCAAATACGGGCGTATCATATCGTCGACTTCAACAAAACTATGTGACCGAGGACGAAATTTGTTTATATCCTGAaatacaataataacaacaaataattaatttaactaaaaattATATCAAgcgaataaaaaaaattataaagataCTTACATATGCCATAATGTTGTTCGGTGTGCCTCGATGTTCTTCTCCGAGCGTTAACAAAGACATTTTTTTGTTATGAGGGTAAGAAATTGTAGGATAGAAATACTTGAAAAATGTATGAGAAGAAATAAAGTGAGAGTGAAATTGTATTGTGAAAGGTATTTGAATGAGAATGAAATTTGAATTGAGAAAGGTATTTGAATGAGAATGAAATTTGAATTGAGAAATATAGTAAAAATTTAGAGTAGTTGGTGTTAGATAGTAAATATTAATTCAATGTAATTTAATTTGGGacagaaaattcaaaattttcgTTGAATTCAATAAGTTCCGCAGATCAAATGGGCGGAACAATTTATTTTCGTTGACTTTCGCATCTGGAATGGGCGGACCTGTATTAATTTGCTCTGACTTCCGCATCTGGAATGGGCGGACCTGTATTAATTTTCTGACCAATTAATGCTGTCCGCATCTGGAATGGGCGGACCCCATTTAATTTTGTTGACTTCCGCAGATTCATTGGGCGGAGCTGTATCTTTTTCCTGACATCCGCAGATCCATTGGGCGGATGTGTGTTAATTGCATTTATTCAGCCAACGAGAATTAAAGTCTGGTATTAAAAATAGTTCAACCATTATTTATCACACTCTTGCATGTATATTGTCCACACTCTTGCTTCTAGTCCACACTCTTGTATCtaaatttttcacataaaattatGTCTACACAATATATTGTGAATGCTCATTACAAAGGAGAAATTCAGTCATCTGATGCTGTTGGGATTATTTTTGCAAACACAGAAATTTGTCGTTTGAAGATAAGCAGAAATCCTAATTTTAATTACCTGCGGAGTAGGTTGGAATCAAAGCTGCAAGCTGGTTCGATTTCACAAATTATTTATCGAAATGTAATTTTTTTCGGTAATGATAATGTGAAATTTGTTCCTCTGAAGGTCCGAGACGACGATGATGTCGAAACAATGTTTGCGAATCATGAAATTACTGGCTTTGATTACATTGATCTCTACATAAAATTTCAAAGAGTTGAACAAGAAAATGCAGCAATAATTCCTAATGAAAATGTTGAAGAAGACGATGATGAAGAAACTGAAGCACAAGTTGATGATCTGTTTACCACTCTGTTCGAAACAGATGCAATCAATGAAGAGGAGCAACAAATTCCAGTTGAAAATGTGTATTGTCCACCGCCCCACCTTACAACGTTGCAACTAACTGAAGACCAACCTTCGTTTGCATGGCCACGGAATCCTCGTCTTCCGATGGAGGGTGACATAGCTGTGGGTAACCAGTTTAAAACAAAAGCCGATTGTGTTCGTGCCATCTCAAAATATCATATGAAACAATGTATTGATTTCAAGGTGAATTTTTCTGACAAAAAAAGATATGAAATAGGTTGTAGAAACGCTACATGCAAGTTTCGACTTTTGGCGTCCTTTAGAAAGAGGAGCGACCTATGGGAGATAGGCATTATGAACCCACCACATAGTTGTTCAACAACTATGTTCAATCAAGATCATAGGCAACTTAGCTCTCAGATAATGTGTCAACATTTAATGCCCCTTGTTGATAAGGACCCTTCAACTAAGGTGAGCGTATGTATTAGTGAGATTGTGTCTGAGTTCAAATTTACTCCGTCGTACAAGAAAACATGGATTGCAAGGAATAAGGCTATCGAACAGGTATACGGTAACTGGGAGAACTCATACAATGAGTTGCCACACTACTTGTTAGCTCTCAAGAAATTTGTTCCTGGTACAGTGGTAGAAATGCAAACACTTCCCGTATATACAGATGACAGAACTGTTGTCAATGGAAAACAAATTTTTCATCGACTTTTCTGGGCATTCCAACCAAGCATTAGAGGGTTTGCATATTGCAAACCTATACTTCAGGTTGATGGTacctgaaattaaaaaataaaatatttaaaagctcCGCCCATTACAGTGGCGGAtctgaaattaaataataaaatatttaaaaactccgCCCATTGCAGTAGCGGTactgaaattaaataataaaatatttaaaaactccgCCCATTGCAGTAGCGGTactgatatattttaattatggatgcatgatttaatatattttaattcaatttatattaaaattaaaaaaattaattgtattattttttatatttaaaacaaaaaatatataacatatattaattcaataatatgattaatatataataaaataatttaattaaataatcaaaaaaattataaacaagttgtgaaattaatatgaaattaatattatattttattataatatttttaatatatattattggtttattattaattataatatttattatattatttaaatttgtttttaatttaattaaaaatttcaaaaaaaaaaacgaaatacACTGCTCCGCCCATTCAAAGGGCGGATGTTCCTAAAAAATGAGAGGCTCCGCCCATTCAAAGGGCGGATGCTCTAtaaatcagttttttttttttttaaaacatggcATATTGGGAAAAAGTGTGAAAAGTATGGCATATTGGGTATTATTTTCTAAAAAGATGGTAGGACCATAAAAAATTCCAACCTTGATGGTAGCTTCATTGAATCGGGCGAGGTGGTTAGGTTAATCATAGTAGAAGATATGTATGACTTAGATTCAATCCTTTCCCACTTGAGGAATAATATATATAGGAGTTTCAGCATCTAGGGCTTTTCCCCTTTTACATGATCTTAACCGCTCACTTCT encodes:
- the LOC131595888 gene encoding uncharacterized protein LOC131595888, translated to MSTQYIVNAHYKGEIQSSDAVGIIFANTEICRLKISRNPNFNYLRSRLESKLQAGSISQIIYRNVIFFGNDNVKFVPLKVRDDDDVETMFANHEITGFDYIDLYIKFQRVEQENAAIIPNENVEEDDDEETEAQVDDLFTTLFETDAINEEEQQIPVENVYCPPPHLTTLQLTEDQPSFAWPRNPRLPMEGDIAVGNQFKTKADCVRAISKYHMKQCIDFKVNFSDKKRYEIGCRNATCKFRLLASFRKRSDLWEIGIMNPPHSCSTTMFNQDHRQLSSQIMCQHLMPLVDKDPSTKVSVCISEIVSEFKFTPSYKKTWIARNKAIEQVYGNWENSYNELPHYLLALKKFVPGTVVEMQTLPVYTDDRTVVNGKQIFHRLFWAFQPSIRGFAYCKPILQVDGT